In Rhodopirellula sp. P2, the DNA window ACGCTATCGGAACTCAAAATTGCAACGTATGTTCTCAGTCGTCGCAAGGTTATTTTCCTGGCTCCAACCCACGCCCTCGCGAATCAAATCCGTCAGTCGTTGAAAACTACGTTTCCAGCTCATGACGTCCGTGATTCGATCATCGGAGACGGCTTCTATGCAGAAGTTGGTGAGGAATCAACAAGCTTCGCTGACATTACGGTCATGACGCCCGAACGATGCTTGATGCTTCTCGACTTGCATGCAAGTGCTTTCCGAGAAGTTGGACTAATCGTGATGGACGAGTGCCACTTGCTTCATCCGTCTCGCGGATCCGAAGATCGACGGGCAATTGACGCAATGTTGGCTCTGTTGCGGTCATCTGATGCAGCGTCCGATGCAGACATCGTCCTTCTCTCGGCGATGGTCAGCAATGCGAATGAGTTAGCGGCTTGGATTCACAAATCGCTCGGGAAAGTGTGCCTTCCACTCGATCTTCGTTGGAAGCCGACTCGGCAGGCGAAAGGTTGTGTGATTTACGAGCGGGGCGAGGTCAATGCACTCGAAGCTGACATCGCGTCCACGCGTGCATTAAAGGAGACCAAGACACCGCCTGTTGCTCTTAAGCGGAGAATGGACATTACGCCCCATGGACTATTTGCTCTGACGCAGAATTGGAACCTCGAAAACTTCAACGACTACCACCAATGTCGAATTGTTTCTGGAAAGGTTCGCGTCGGGATCAAGGACAATTGGAGTTTGGCAGGGAACAAGAACGGAGTCGCGGCTTCACTTTCGAGCGACTTTTCACTGCGTCACGTCAATACCATCGTCTTCTCGCCAAAGAAGAGTGATTGCGAGAGCATTGCGGCGCAAGCTGCGGAGAAACTTGCGGCGAATGATCCCATCGACCTTGACGAGGTTGAAAGTGCTTTGCGGTTGGCGGCGATTGATGAAGCCGGCGGTGAGGAACATGCCTACTTGCCTTCGCCTGCTGGCGTTTGTTGCCATCACGGTTTGTTAAATACCGTGGAACGTGAACTTGCCGAACGTTTTTTTCGTCGCGAAGACGGGGGACGCGTGATTGTGGCGACCCCGACGCTCGCTCAAGGGATGAATCTACCTGCGGAAGCGGTCATCATTGCAGGAGTCCGGCGGTTCGATGCGTCGGTCAAACGACCGATCATGATGAACGCACACGACCTTCTCAACGCGACGGGACGATCAGGTCGCGCCGGACATCGGCCCGAAGGAATCGTATTGCTTCTCACCGATGACCTCATCGTACATTCACTTTCAGACAATGTTCATCAGCTAACGGAAGAATGGTTCGAGCTTATCCGCGAAGTATTTTCGCACGATGACCAGTGCCTTTCAATTGAAGACCCAATCGAGATCATGCTTGACTCGCTCCAATTGTTAGACGCACTTCCAAGCGGCACGCCTTCGTACTTCGTCAACCGATTGCCGCTTCCCAACGAGCAAAACGAAGCCGCACGATTGCTGTCAAAATCGCTGGGGGCGTACAAAGCCGCGAAAGAGGAAGAACAGGCGAACTACCAAGTCATGATCGACTTGGCAGTTGCACGTCGGCGCGAGTTCATTCTTTCGGAACCGGAACGTCATTGGCTCGATCAGTTGGCTTCGACCAACGGTATCGCCGCCGTTATCATCAAGAGTTTGGCGGACGAGTTTCCGAGCCAGGAACGCGCTACTGAAATGGGCGTGATTGACTGGGTTGACCACGTGTTTGAGTGGGCAAAGAGGCATCCCAAGTTCGCAACAAATCGTTTCGATCGCGAGTCCTTGGAAACGGTGCTGGGAAAGCTCGTGCTACCCAAGGATGCCGAGGTTGTCGACGCAAGCTGTTTCGAGCACCTTCGTGGACTTTTTCATCGGTACATTGATGGCTCAACCCTCGTCGAGATTCAACGGCATTGCCCCAAAGCCTCCACTCAAAATGCGAAGTTGGGTTTCTGTCATCGCGCAAGAAAACTGACACAACGAACAAGCATGGACGTGTCGGTTCTTTTGGGACTCCTGCCTCAGATCTATCGCGATCAGATTGCCCCTGCCGAGCGTGGCGGACTGAAAACACCGACCGCTTTGGCCGTCGCAAGTGCTTGTGCTCGCAATGGCCTTAACTCTCCAGAACAACTCGCGACGGCGTTGATTGCTCCGAAGGTGCCTCGTTATTCCCATGGAGCGACGAGGCGAGGAATACATCAACTGTTCCGGGACATTTCGCCCTTCTTAATCGAAGGTGAGCCGCACGAGGCGTTTGCGGAAGTTCGTAAGCGTGTAAAAGTCGCGGTGTTTGACTACCTCGTCACCGAATAGCCAGCTTCCCCAAATGAGATAGCAGCAGTTTGCCTAACCGTCCTACCTTCAATTGCGGTCATTCACCAAAATCTGAACAATCACAAACGGAAGAAATCGACGATCCAGAGACTTGCCCACGAAGGGGTGTGATGTCAGTCGCCACGAAAAAACAGCAAATTTCACTAGATGTAGCCCTGTTGGCGGTCCATTGGAAGTCCGTTCTTGCTGAAGAACTTCAGCGATTGGCACAGGCGGCGGCTGGGGATTCCGAAACCGTGACCGTCGATGCCTATCGGCGGGCGCTGCCGGAGGCCGTCCAGGTTTTGCTCGACAACGCTCGTATTGAAACGACTCCCTTCCATGCCGCAAAAGACCCCGCCTGAATCGGAAAACGATACTGCGGCGACTTGGAGACTGATCAGACGTTGTTCGCCGCCAAGTTAGCCGCGTCGTTAGAAGGCTAGCTTCTACGGACCGTTGGCGGTCACGGAAATGAGGATTCAACTGAGCTTCCGGGTGAAGCCGTATCAAAAGAGAAGGAGGAAAGTGATTTAAGCCAACTTCCCAAAAAGGCTTGAAAAATGTTCGTCAATCGCTGGATGGTTTATGCAATCTTAATTACATTCGCGGATCGACAAAACCTCTTCTGTGCCGTCACCGTAGATGATGTGATCTAGCACAGTAATCCCGAGCAGCTTTCCCGCCTCCGTCAATCGGTTGGTGACCTCGTGATCTTCGCGGCTGGGCGTTGTGTTTCCTGATGGATGATTGTGTGACAACACCACCGCAGACGAACCTTCGATGAATGCTGGTTTGAACACTTCCCTGGGGTGGACCAGCGAGGCATCCAGCGTGCCTACCGTCACAACAACAACGCATTGAACGCGATGCTTCGTATCGAGGCACGCTACGACAAACTTTTCTTGGTCGTTTGCGGGATTATCATTCCAGTACTCTTTGAAGAACGCCATCGCCTCTTGCGTACTGGTCAGACATGGCCTTCCTCGCAATGATCCCTCAAATACGAGCGAAACCCTTTTGACAGATGCGTACCGTCTCGGTTGTAAAGCCGGACAGGCACTCTGCCATATCGGCAAACACAGTGAGACTGGTGGGTCGTTTTCTGGGGCGAACCGCAAGGGCAACTGCACTGTGTTCTTCGATCGTGTCAAGTTTACGTTTTCTGAACAGCCGCCACTAATTGGCTTGGCCAGATTCGTCTTCTTCATCGCTTGTGCGCCTACAACAGTTGGCGGAAAGGGAAAGAAAACCGTAGGTTCAACCTTTCTGATGGACGCTATCGGTTACGGCGCGGCCCTTGTAGCCAAACCGTATCGATAGTGATTTCGTTTGCTCGAAACTTAAGCGCAAGGCGTAGTCGGAAAAGAACGAATTGTTGGATCGCGATGTTGGCATTGATCGCGAGTAGCTTCCAGGGTGCAAAAAAGTCGTCGGTCGAGAATGCTTGACCAAACGCCTTCAGGAAACTCAAAGATTCCCGATCAATTTCGTATCACATTCCGTGAACACGCGCAAGCACTCGGGCCGAGGGAACGTCCGTCTTACTCGTATCCCGAACCGTTTCTCCGCCTTGATCGGCTCAGACTGATAAAGTGGAATTCACGCACAAGTGGCGTTTCCGAAAGCTGGGCGGCAATAGCGGAAACTAATGCGTTGCTAATAGTCTACTAGCGCGGACTCGCGAGTTATCACGCACGACTTGCGGTTTCTTGGTTTTTGTCGTAGCGTCGGAGAATGACTTCTCGCAAACCGTCACCAGTCTCGCCGAAATGGTTATGGGCGATTCCTGCTATCGGGATCATTGCCGGCGCGAGCGTTTGGGGAGTGACAGAGGTCGCTGACACCCCAGGCTTAGAGCGACTTCTGCTTTGCCTGGCGTTGTCCTCGGTTCTGGTCGCTGTCGGTTGGCTTGTTTACCGAGCGATGCAAAATGAAGCCGACGTTTCCGAACCTTCCCTGCTTGAAACGCCATTGCGATTGGCACGCGACCCCGAGGTTTTCGAGCAGTACCGGGAGCTTAGTCGGTCTTTGCTGCGGATTAGCTGGCAGACTGATCCGATTTTTCGTGAGGTTGCGCTGGAGCGTCTAAAAGCGTTGATGCAGGAATTGGATTCCGTATCGCAGGGAGTGGTCGAGTTTAGAGAGACAGAGACTTGGCGAATCGTTTACGAACAATTGCTTCGTAGCCCTGGGCTTTTCCTCTACCGATCCGTTAGTTGGCTATCTACCGATTCCTACTGGCAAGATGAGCCTGGGCGCCGTAGCCTTGCTCTCAATATCGAACTGCACGAGAAAGAGCAGATCAACGTCGAGCGGATTGCGATTGTTCGCGACGTGGACTGGCCTTCCGATGCGGATTTGCCGGCTCCAAAAGTCCGCCAGTGGCTTCATCAGCAGCACATCAGTGGCATCTGGATCGCGCTGGTGCGTGAATCGCAACTCGTAAACGAGCCGGATTTGCTTGCTGATCTCGGGATTTATGGCAGCCGCGCCGTCGGATTTCAGCAAGTCGACGAACATTCGCGAACAAAATCATTCCTGCTGCGATTCGGCATTACCGCCGTTGAGGAGGCGGAAGCTCGGTGGAAGCGATTGCAGGTTTACGCCACGCCGTACGGCGAACTACTGGATCACTGGCCGCTGGACGAGTAGGATCGCGTAAACGGTTGTACTCACTGGACATTCACAGGCGTGCTCTATCTTGACACGGCCCGGCTTGGACAGACCTCGCCGAGTGCCCTCGAAACGCAAGTCGACTTCACTCGGCTCACTGCCGAACAACCGTCCAGCCTGTACACAGATCGTTTTCTTGCCGAAGGCATCGAGGCTGCTCCCAATTCATGGATTGAACGCTTTCCCGGCCTGGGGCGCTGGCGCGGCATTGCAGAGCTCAAGAAAAAGGTTCTCGCAGCCGCAGATGCGCCGAGCGGGCACGAAGTTGCGATTGCGAGCCGATCAACGCTGTTGATGCGAACGGCGTCGTGGGCGATGTATCGACGCTGCCGGAACGTCCTGGTGACTGACCTCAACTGGCCAGCGTATCAAGCAGAAGTTGCCGACACGGCGGCGCGTACTCATCAGCGATACACCGTATTCTCGTGTCGGAATGAGCTGAGACGCCATCAGATGTCGAGCGAACGCATCGTCAGCGAAATTGCCGAGCACTACAAGCAGCACAGTTGTGATGGCATCTTCCTGCCGTTGGTCGACAACTTGGGCATCAAGCTTCCTGTCAAGCAAATCGTAGCAGCAATCAGCGAAATTGCGTCACCGCGGTTTGTACTGATCGACGGAGCACAAGCGCTGGGTCATCTCCCGAAAATCGATGTTCATGATCATTGCGACATCTTCATCGCAGGCGGACACAAGTGGTTGCGGTCTGGCCATCCGCTAGGCATTGCCATCTACGGTCGTACCCGATCACGAGACTACTTGAGTCGATGCTTCAACGCCGCCGATCGAGCGAACCAAATCGACGATTCACTCTGTCGATTCGTATCCGCCCTTTCGGAACAATCAATATGTAACCAATATTCTGAGACAGTCAATGTTTCGCCGCTGCTTTCCTTCCGAGCAGCCCTCGAAGACTTTCCGTCCGCAAGCGAAGTAAGGCATCAACACTGGCGAGACCAAGCCGTGAACCAATCACGCGTTCGTGCAGTCGCCTGCAGGAATGGATGGACGCCCCAAAGCGGGAGCAAGGATTTTCATAGCGGAATCCTGACGATACATCCACGAAAAAGGCCGCGAGAGAGGTCTCGTGGAGACCGTCTGAGGCGCCAACTGGCCGAACATGCGATTGCAGCCTCATGCTACGGCGGTGGCATCCTACGGATGTCGATGCCAAAACTCATCTTAGAAATGGAGGAGTTGCAGAGAATCCAATTCGCGCTAGATCAATGCGGATGAACAAGCTTGTCAATACGATGCGCGACCCAGTGCGCAAGTGTGAATCATCCAGGAAACAATTCCGCTCCTTCTTCCCGCGCCAGCGGTTCATGACGCTCCACCGAGGGCCGTTCTTCTGAACAGCTTCCGTTCAACACGATTAACGGCTTCTCAGTCTTAGGACGAGAAGCCTCAATCTCTGGCTGGACTAAACCCATTTGTTAGCGATGAATCAGTCTCCCC includes these proteins:
- a CDS encoding DEAD/DEAH box helicase, whose product is MNVAAVAQSLEISESSSAWLLNSSINALASSRLESSIADSVNAFNRREVYLTEDDRDAGRDEATELLWLRLTEGVGELAGVLLGRPNAVAENAEQIFRQVISLSSEIYPASQNTFDSTVVSNFAGPSFLASLLLRLTSELPSRGVVNVDPPDGVDSESWRSFTTSLAMSRPIIWSNHADAIASGYLTLGMSAVMSFPTGAGKSTLSELKIATYVLSRRKVIFLAPTHALANQIRQSLKTTFPAHDVRDSIIGDGFYAEVGEESTSFADITVMTPERCLMLLDLHASAFREVGLIVMDECHLLHPSRGSEDRRAIDAMLALLRSSDAASDADIVLLSAMVSNANELAAWIHKSLGKVCLPLDLRWKPTRQAKGCVIYERGEVNALEADIASTRALKETKTPPVALKRRMDITPHGLFALTQNWNLENFNDYHQCRIVSGKVRVGIKDNWSLAGNKNGVAASLSSDFSLRHVNTIVFSPKKSDCESIAAQAAEKLAANDPIDLDEVESALRLAAIDEAGGEEHAYLPSPAGVCCHHGLLNTVERELAERFFRREDGGRVIVATPTLAQGMNLPAEAVIIAGVRRFDASVKRPIMMNAHDLLNATGRSGRAGHRPEGIVLLLTDDLIVHSLSDNVHQLTEEWFELIREVFSHDDQCLSIEDPIEIMLDSLQLLDALPSGTPSYFVNRLPLPNEQNEAARLLSKSLGAYKAAKEEEQANYQVMIDLAVARRREFILSEPERHWLDQLASTNGIAAVIIKSLADEFPSQERATEMGVIDWVDHVFEWAKRHPKFATNRFDRESLETVLGKLVLPKDAEVVDASCFEHLRGLFHRYIDGSTLVEIQRHCPKASTQNAKLGFCHRARKLTQRTSMDVSVLLGLLPQIYRDQIAPAERGGLKTPTALAVASACARNGLNSPEQLATALIAPKVPRYSHGATRRGIHQLFRDISPFLIEGEPHEAFAEVRKRVKVAVFDYLVTE
- a CDS encoding JAB domain-containing protein — its product is MKKTNLAKPISGGCSENVNLTRSKNTVQLPLRFAPENDPPVSLCLPIWQSACPALQPRRYASVKRVSLVFEGSLRGRPCLTSTQEAMAFFKEYWNDNPANDQEKFVVACLDTKHRVQCVVVVTVGTLDASLVHPREVFKPAFIEGSSAVVLSHNHPSGNTTPSREDHEVTNRLTEAGKLLGITVLDHIIYGDGTEEVLSIRECN
- a CDS encoding aminotransferase class V-fold PLP-dependent enzyme, translating into MLYLDTARLGQTSPSALETQVDFTRLTAEQPSSLYTDRFLAEGIEAAPNSWIERFPGLGRWRGIAELKKKVLAAADAPSGHEVAIASRSTLLMRTASWAMYRRCRNVLVTDLNWPAYQAEVADTAARTHQRYTVFSCRNELRRHQMSSERIVSEIAEHYKQHSCDGIFLPLVDNLGIKLPVKQIVAAISEIASPRFVLIDGAQALGHLPKIDVHDHCDIFIAGGHKWLRSGHPLGIAIYGRTRSRDYLSRCFNAADRANQIDDSLCRFVSALSEQSICNQYSETVNVSPLLSFRAALEDFPSASEVRHQHWRDQAVNQSRVRAVACRNGWTPQSGSKDFHSGILTIHPRKRPRERSRGDRLRRQLAEHAIAASCYGGGILRMSMPKLILEMEELQRIQFALDQCG